One segment of Cryptococcus neoformans var. grubii H99 chromosome 2, complete sequence DNA contains the following:
- a CDS encoding cytoplasmic protein, giving the protein MKCSNWGLKFLSLRDICFLWLIFHLIRTMVVFFTSKVVSPPVTIYMGKDKVENEELLRYGLPTDVWFHVDKLSSAHVYLRQSDGQPHGEWDKLPAALVNDLAQLVKANSIEGNKKDNITIIYTPFINLKKTGDMPVGQVSFHSDKKVKRTHVSTRDNAIVNRLNKTKVEKEVDHEAERQERLRLEGKKKKAEAIERAKKEQEQRKAWEEEKQARSYDNLYSEDAFAEQEQFSDDDFM; this is encoded by the exons CATGAAATGCTCAAATTGGGGCCTTAAATTTCTATCCTTAAGGGACATTTGCTTTCTGTggctcatcttccacctgATAAGAACCATGGTTGTGTTCTTCACTTCAAAGG TGGTATCTCCCCCTGTCACTATTTATAT GGGGAAGGACAAAGTTGAAA ATGAGGAGCTTCTGCGTTATGGTCTCCCCACCGATGTCTGGTTCCACGTAGA CAAGCTTTCGTCCGCGCATGTCTATCTTCGCCAATCGGATGGCCAACCTCATGGGGAGTGGGACAAGCTTCCCGCTGCTCTTGTAAACGACTTGGCTCAGTTAGTGAAAGCCAATAGTATTGAAG GCAACAAAAAGGACAACATTACT ATCATCTACACTCCTTTTATTAACCTCAAG AAAACTGGGGACATGCCCGTCGGTCAAGTATCTTTCCATTCCGACAAGAAGGTCAAACGAA CACATGTCTCAACTCGAGACAACGCCATTGTCAATCGTCTCAACAAGACCAAGGTCGAAAAGGAAGTAGATCATGAGGCTGAGAGGCAAGAGAGGTTACGCttggaagggaaaaagaagaaggctgaagCCATTGAAAGA GCGAAGAAAGAACAGGAGCAGAGAAAAGcctgggaagaagaaaaacaagCTCGATCTTATGATAATTTGTATTCAGAAGATGCCTTTGCTGAGCAAGAACAGTTCAGTGACGACGATTTTATGTAG